TCCCCCAACCACACTGAGCACCGATTTTAACCAGTTTCCAGACACCGCGTCCGACGACTTTGCACTGCTAGGACGGAATGACAAGTTCATGGAGAATGTGAGGTACAAAGCTAAGAGCCACCACACAGCACCGGCCCGGGAGGCATCTCCCCCCAAACAGCAGAGGCTGCAGGTCAGTGTGGGTTAATTATACTTGTATAAATTAGCAGGAAGATCTGTGTATCTCTTATTAACAtaccatacatacatgtacgtggTATTAGGTGTTTTTCATTGGTTAATTTATAAGTTAAAAAGTTAAcagataattttataaatgttttacagaaGTCTTCTTTGTGCCACTTGCTGCATAAGTTACACTTACCCCTCCATTCTACTTTTACTGTTCAATTTTACCaggaaaaagaaaacagaaGGAAGGCCCCTAAACCAACACCTGCCCCATTTGTGGATACAACCAAGTTCCGACAGCAATCCAAGGCTGAGGAGCAACAGCCCAGCACCCCCCTGACCCCCCGCAAGGAGAAGAACGAGAGCTCCAGCTTGTACAAGGAGGTCGCACTGAGAGAGAAGGAGGCGGCCCTCAGACAGAAGTTCAGTAAGCTGGACAGAGAGGGCGGGAGGAAGACGGCACCGAGCGCGCTCAGACAGAGCAAGGAGCAGTACAGTAAGACCATCGACGACAATCGCATGGAGTCGGCCGTCAAATCCTGGGTCAAGGATAAAAACGTCGACAGCATGAACGAGTTCGCCCAGACCAACTTGGATAAAGGCATAGCAGATTCTGCACCTGAAGCTCCTGTATGTGGTCTTTTCTATTTAACACAACATAGTTATTCATGTAAAGTAGCATCACTTTTTCTTAAACTCTTATCTACTGACAAAGGCATTTATTAAAAAGTTCCATCCCAGTTTTTATaaatctatgtaaaaatttggttgcaatcaaaatttttgtgacaattcaatttttctttcattaaataCAACAAGAATTAAGATAAACTATGTTCCTAAATGGGAAAAGATTGCACAAATTTTCCAtgcttatttatttaagtacatgtatataacaactTGCTTGACCAATCCAGTAGTCTGTTACTGTATATGAAGAAATTGAATTATTCTATCAATAGAAACTTGTTTCCTTTGAACTGAAAGCTCCAGTTGCAATTATCATGCGATATTTTTTCTTCACCATGGTTGCAGGCTGATTATGCTCTGAGATACAAGACCGGGGTATCAGTCCCACGACCACGCAGACACAAGTTCTCGGAATATCAGAAGTCATTTAGCTGGAAAGACGGAGCCAAAGCCTCGCCTGTGTTAGCAGCAGAACAGGTATCCCAGAATTCCCCCAGTTTTGCTTTGTGGGGCCATGTGTTCTAATCTGCAACTtctgatttcttttaaataaagttttgtttgactttaatccaCATAAATTTGGTTTACCAGtagtttaattttgattatgCTGCAAGAATGTAATGTTTAATAATTCAGCTGTGATGTGTTTTGCTTACTTTAGGCAGTCATTGCATCCGAGAGTAAAAACAAGGTGGTGTATTAGTACATTAGTACCTAGTTAGATACTTGATCCGATACTGTATTCACTAACAGCATGACCTGGGGTACTCTGCATGTATTTGTGTTACAGAACTCTTGATTCTGGTCATTTATAAGCTGTACTTGTATacacagtaaaacttgtttacaCTGACTGGTACATTCGGAGACTTGTCATCTGTTCTTCCATAGAAGCAgaaattttctttgaaagaaaaatttttctgtgttttaaggaggctgggtggtcaacattaaccatcagatccatcttgaaattttagttatacttttttttcccaTAAACTAATATTTAGtcagagaaaaaaatccaaataatttcgctttaaaatttgaatatttccctgtatctTTATACAGAGTTCTTCATCTAAAGGAGGTTAGTACAACCTAAACATGGCCACGACCATCAAGCtctcttgaaatatttttaatgggattaaattttgttttcttaatgataaaaaaagcaaacaaattaatttttttgctaGGGATTAAAAATTGGCTGAATAATACACATGTTTTAGgaaccaaataaaaaatatttattcctcAATGAATATTTTGGCTTTCTAGTAATTCTTATACCTTTTTATGTTACAGCAGTAACCATGGTAACAGCATTTGTGAAAGTTTAGTTACTGTACTTACTTGTTTAAGATCTGGAGACAAGTTGTACAGAATAATGATATGTCTATGTGAACAAGTTTTGCTGTGTTTATACAGGAGATCTtttctgttatttattttaagtttcgttatatttatagagaaaaaaaactcaTCTGTACAGTTAACAGATGTTTCACAGAATCTGTTTATTTAGATATGCGTGTATCATTCTATTGTTGATTTTACTAGCTATATTTGGACTAACCCAACATTTAAAATAGATAGTCTTCTTTACTGTACCATAGTTATGTTTTACATTTTCTccttttaaattaatatgtaaaaagaaaacccaAATACATACActgtgataaaaaataaattaggtAAGATAAaagcttgtacatgtatatacacgttatgaaattgtatcaattATGGTATTTTGCATGGCATTTATATAAGCTGTATACCTTAAATATTCCCTGCTTGAATATAAAATGCTTTTAATGTATGCTGTTTGGTGCTTTCCTCAAGAAGACAGATTAATAATGTTACACCTGATTTTTCTTGGCCTTTTTCTTGACTTCTTCGTGTAATGGTCTAGTACAGTTTTGTTTCCATTATGTTACAGGTTGTGTATAACAGTAACCCTGCCTTGGTCCCTCCCCAGAAATCTTTCGTTAAGGACAGTGAATATGCGGCTCAGTTTAAGCAGTACAATGCTATGCCGGTCAGCAGTGATGACCTCAAGGCCATTCCAAGGGCAGAGAAAccaaggtcaaaggtaaagtGTCAACAAACCAATGAACTTTCACCTCAAGTTCAGATATTTAGATTGAAGTGACTATATTATCTCTGTTAAGATTGATGATTTGATTTTCATCTCTCAATGAACAATGAATATGTGAGAATTATTACCAGTAGTATGTTATAATTAACAGTTTTAACTCTTCTTTAGGTCAAAAGGAGCAAGAGTACTGGAGGTAAGAAATAAGAACTTGTGCAGTTTAGCAATTTCATCTGCCTATTTTCTTGTTGAGAGAAATGACAGTATTAAATCATAAGTATATTAAATTCTGATTGTTATAACTACAGTAGTTCAAATCTTTGTATTGATATTTGTGATTtccaatttgttttaaatttcccATCTTTGACCAGTCTACCTGTGTTATTTCAGCTCTGCGAGTGGACAAGAGACCAGCAGCAGGAAGTGGTCCCCTGATCACCCCCGACAACAAACGACAGACCATCGAGTCTGAGCTCCAGGGGGAGCCCCAGGAGGCCCCCAGCTCACCCCCTATACACCAGGGAAAGCTCAAGTAAGGTCCCAGTTTTACTTCACTCAACACAAAATCTTGACCAATAAACTTAAGActcttttttaaacaattttttttcttttttgttatataGGCGACCTAGAAGTGAATATACTTCAAACTTTCGATCTCCCACCAAGTTCCAGTATGATGGGGCTTGGCATGGTGCTGACCCCCCTCACTTACAGCCCACTAGGGTAAGTGTCTGCTTCATTGCCCTGTAGGCTAACTGTGCTGGGCACTGAGTATGTGTGAACGTGTGAAAACTGAAGATCACATTTTCGTAAATATTGTTCATGCACTTTTCATATTAATCTTCGCACTGTCCCaggtttaaaattttgcattGTCTCCCAAACACCTTGCATGGTACTGTAaatcacttttatttcatgagATTTAATTTGCAATCTAGGATaccaaattttatgaatttattcaCAGGACATTTTATTCCTGGCAATTTAATGATTAGGAGATTTAACTTTAATATGCCTTGGTAAAACGGTTCAAAAGCAAGTCATGGATCTCTGAAAATTGAATGTACCTGTAAATATAGTTCTGCATATGAAAATGATTTACAGTACAATTACCAGCTGTGTGAAACTGGTGTGTACCGGTATTTGCTAGGAAATAGCACTGCTAATATACCTGAACTAAGCTGTTTGATGATTGGctatttgtaaatgcatgtgATGTTTGATGTCCACACTTGTTTTGTTAGGAGCCAGAAAAAGAGAAGCCTGTGAAGAAGGTAGGATGTTCAAAAATGTCACAGAGTACACATAGAACAATactacagtgtacatgtaaaatagttTATTGAAGTAGAAGACCTCTATAGAGTATAGTCTTTATAATTAATGAAGccttaaattaatatattcactGATATGAACATGAATATATTGTAATACCAATATCTTAAATACATATATCAATGTAAGttcatttcattttgtcttcTACTTGAACTTTCTAAAAAATGAGCTCAAgcatattttaatacaaaatatctactACTTTTATGATATGCATGGACACACTTATTTTCTTTGtgttataaattcaaatttacatgtacatgtaatgatatcTGAGGATTTTCTCCtcaatttgaataaaatattaactacatgtatgtttaatataaatCTGGATATCACTCTTGTAAAGCttatatgaatttaaatgaatttttttttttgagcaTTTACCCATGAAgggctttttttaaatataaaattcatgcaCATAATTTAATATACACCATTTTCCTTTGTTGCACAGAGTGGTCCTGTAGAAGATTCGGCTCCCGCCTTGTCAAACTGGTTTGCGGAAGTCATTGAACTGCGTCGTAAAGCTGCAGAGTATAAAAAACGAGCCCAAGGAACTCACTTCTCTCGTGAACACCTCGTCCAGCTCATAGCTCAACAGAATCAAGCTTGGGACAACTTGAGTACCGCTCGCAGTGGGTCTAGCACGCTGTCAGCCCTCTCCCTCGAGTCTGGAGCCAGTGCCAAGTTAAGAGCTCAGTAAGTTGTACTGCATTTATTCTTGTCTTACACCATGCTGTTTTGTCGCATTATGAGCAGTAATGAGTACAGGTATTCTCatgtaatgtgatttttttttaccatggaatgtgatttttttttctgttgttttgcAATGTGTTGAGTTTTCATTTGCTTTTGGGTGATGATTTATGCTAGGGTTTGTTGTGATGTTtactgtttatatattttttaaggtgTTGTTGAGTTTGAATTGTTATAAAACGATTTTGATGTCtgtaaaaaaatagttttgtaaaatttcaaacatttaaaataattttgtacatTCATGCACAACTTTTCAGGGAGAGTGTAGAAAAGCAAAAGGAGACAAACCTTGATTTGGAGAAACCAGTTcttacaaatataaaacaaattgaaacTGAGTGTCCTATCAAAGATGTATCTTATGATTATAATAAGATCAAAACAATGTCGGAGGGAAAGGATGGTTGCTTAATCCAGCTTCCTCAAAAACTGGAAGTTAACGAATATAGGCTTCAGACCAAAAACTTATATCCTgataaaatggaaaataaattatttgaaaaacaaagcAGGAAAATAGAATTATCAGAAAAACCACTGCTAAAGATTGAAAACACTGATACAAATAATGAGACCTTAGACAACGAATTATGTAAGGGGGTCAgaaaatctaatgacaaaatGCAGCAGTTAAAAGCTGACCCCGTTGTTATGGAGACAAAATTCAACAACAAACTGAGACTGGAGACCAAGAAAGAAAACACCAACCATCGCAATGTGAAAACCAAATCTAAGAAAGTGTATGTTGTTAATCACCTGTAGCTTATAGCATCTTCTGATAGCATCTCCAATTTTCTTAGAATGCCATACAATATAATTCAGATATACTGATATATGTAACTCTATATAGCATGCAGAAAACCTGTAGTATTACATCAAAgcaatgttacatgtattccttATAGTTAGTTTTGAATTACCAGTATTAGGCGTTTAGAAGGAGTCCTAGCAGTGCTGTTTGTTACTACACGTATAACCAGAATTatgttataaattattttttttcataattttgcaTGTGATGCAACTTTTGCCAAGGATGTTAAAGTCCAACTCATGACATAAACACAAAGACTTCTAATTAACCAAAGGTACCTTGGCAATTGTTACCTTTTGTTGGGCAGGTGTTTATCTGCTAGATTAGTCTTTCCTTGCAAAGATTTCTTAACATGCTTTTTATCTAAAGGCATGGCatgatttttatatatcaatatgCATTCATGACTCTTGTCAGTTTCCAAATGCTTTCAGTCAAGATTATATTGAATATGTGTAATAGCATGTTGAAACACCATGACAATTCTGCTTCTTTTTTGGTAGTAAATCCTTATTGAATTTCAAATTGCATATAGTTTCTAacagtaaaaatataaaattcagaatAATGAAAAATAGTCCTTTTGATACAAGCCAACTAAATTTGGAAATATATGAATCTCTTTATCTTCATgggtaaaaaaaactttgtaatTTGTCCATTCtgtacatttatgtaaataaacttcTATGAACAGGGAGATGGCAAATAAGATTGAGGATGATGTTTCGTTGATGGCTCATGAGGGATCAGATGAGGAGCAAGGGAAACCAGACTTTGTACCAGAAAAACACATGGACCTCACCACTAAGCAGAGGTATAAGAAGAGCCAGTCCAGGAAGAAGGCGTGGCAGGAAATGGATGAGAGCAGGTAGGGGTAAAAGTAGAACAAGAAGGTTATCATGACTGAtacaaataaacagaaaaaagtgCATAAAAAACagcaatacatgtagtttttcgTTGGTAGAGAGAATTTAGcagatttttatcaaaaaagatgcatgaaaatttgatttacagtatatacatgatatgcattttattatattatctagtttttggggaaaaaaaagggaaaatgaTGATCCATAAAAATGTTGTGAGAAATAAGAATAATATCAGAATATAACACATTTCATACAGGGACTACGGACAAGATGACCTTTCTTTGATGGTTCAGGAGGGATCTGAAAGGAGAGCAAAATCAAGAGGAAGGAAGAAGCATAGGAGTAGGAGGGCTAGGAGGAGGGAGCAGGAGGAGGCAAGGTAGGATCAAAGTAGGATGTTAGTACGAGAATTTTGTAACTGTATGACAAaggtatttacatgtagttctttGATTGAAATGTGAGCATCGGTACAAAGTGCCCTTTAATTGTAGCTCAGATGTACACAAAATGTGTTGTTATTCTAGGATATTGGTacaaagtttcatgtaaatgaAGGACATATGTACACAAAAGGACATTAGAATAAAGAGTCCTTGATGTAAAAATCAgtacataaaaaatgttttagatgtAGGACTGGTGTATTTATTTACCTGTACGCTGGTTTGTAGGttcttattttacaattttaaaaaaaattccatttaacAGTGAGGTTACTCCAGATTTCCCCTCAGACACTGGCCGGATCCCCACCCCCAAAATGAGATCCAAGAGTGCGGGTGCCAGACACCACCTGGACAGGACCACACCCGTTGTGGGAGGGGCCATGCTGTCCTCACCCCCCAGACCAGAGAAGAAGTCTCCAGTGAAAGTCAGCAGGTCTTGGTGCACCCCACAAGGTACAGAGACGGGTCTCTTGTTGATGTACTTGTAACTCTTTAATAGGGGTAGATTGAttgaatgtaatttatgtaactTCTGGTTGCTGATGATACTATAGAGCAATTATCTTTTAAgtgaataaaattaattttagagTTTTATGATAATCTTGTCTTTAATAGGTGTATTTActtgttatgtaaatttttaaaaaaatgtcatttctgGTCCACTGAAACAATTTCAGTAACTATTTAGAGTCATAGAACATAACATAACATAGAAGAAGTCTTcagcaaattaatttttttgacatttgcaaCCCTATTTTAGCAACAATATATTTAGGTTTTGAATTGAAATCATTGAGagttctttatttttcagatgTTTATGATGACGAAGTTAGCACAGTTCTTAGCAGTGACAGATTTGAACCAGTTGTTGGACAAAAGTTAGCAAAGgtaaatgtatatgcatgtacatgtagttaaaaaaatttgtcttaattcacatattttgtaaagaaattctgtacagtttttaaacccttttttttactttgtgttTTCATTCAGAAGTAGAGCTTGAgattggatttaaaaaaaaaatgctttcaaTGCTTTATGACATGGcctgtattaataaaaaatgcGTACATTTTTCATTAGACATACGATGTAAAGAAAGGACCTTTAGCAACCACGCCCACTTTTGGTCTGGCATCCAAGGACACCCACTTCCTGCGAGACGACGAGGTCAGTGTGGACAAGCCGCTGGAGACCGTGTTTGTGGACAGTCCGGCCAAAGTCCGCATGACCGGCAATGGTGGGTAGTGATTACTGATCTCCACTAGTGTCATTTAATGACGATGAAAGTgatgataattttgataaagttATAATGAAGCTCGAAACTGGATTGTGaaaaaaatttggatatttATGATGTAGAACGTCATCAgtctaaacatttaaaaataagttcATGCTCATTTAATAAGCGTCAATGTTTAGAATTAATTATTTATGTTCTTTTGTGTTCTATTTCATAGTCTCAAGTGGAGATGAAAAACCAGCCAGAAAAAGCAAGAAACCCACCAAGTTTGAGGCTCAGCGAACAATCAAGGAAGGATATGGACAAACCTACAATAAACCCATGGTGTGGGGCATTGACGGGGGTAAGTAGTTTATACATGATAAATTGGTCTGTAAAAATGCTTACTAAATACATTGGGAAATATTATCATAGAGGTACTGAAGACAAGTGTAAAATGGCAGTTTCTCTGTAATTTTGTACCATAGGATATGTTGAAATCATGTGGATTTGAATTTTAGACATGAAATGATGAAGATTTCTTTCAGAAAATCATCACTATAGCAAAATTTGCATGAGTGTACAAAGGGATAGAAGGCCACAAGTTAAATctgatttgtttaatttcagGAATGACCATTCCGCGGATTGAGCCAGATGACGATGCGCTGTCATTATCCGTGAGATCCATCGCCTCTAGCTGTTCACTGGCCTCCGAAGTTTACGAAAGGGCCCAAAAACGGACTCAGGAATTCTGGGGGAAAGATGGGATTGCATCACGATAAAACCATAAACCAGTGTGCTATACAAGCAGAACTGTGATATCTGAATACCTTGTAGAGATCTTTATTCATCAGCAGCTAGAGTTTATTAATCTTTTGGTATCCGTCCAGTATTGTCACAATCCTCACGATTATGGGCCGACACTTAATGAATGATAGacaaatgatacatgtactagacAAATGATACTTGACAAATGATGGCTAGAGTGAAGTGAGAGAATATGTT
This genomic window from Crassostrea angulata isolate pt1a10 chromosome 8, ASM2561291v2, whole genome shotgun sequence contains:
- the LOC128160174 gene encoding nuclear protein MDM1-like isoform X8, which produces MQIKKLNISGKSEYDRNYKWLDSFKSKSFNPTIEQIAPPAGCESIELGTVMEPPLQRKKRCTGPPTTLSTDFNQFPDTASDDFALLGRNDKFMENVRYKAKSHHTAPAREASPPKQQRLQEKENRRKAPKPTPAPFVDTTKFRQQSKAEEQQPSTPLTPRKEKNESSSLYKEVALREKEAALRQKFSKLDREGGRKTAPSALRQSKEQYSKTIDDNRMESAVKSWVKDKNVDSMNEFAQTNLDKGIADSAPEAPADYALRYKTGVSVPRPRRHKFSEYQKSFSWKDGAKASPVLAAEQAVIASESKNKVVYNSNPALVPPQKSFVKDSEYAAQFKQYNAMPVSSDDLKAIPRAEKPRSKVKRSKSTGALRVDKRPAAGSGPLITPDNKRQTIESELQGEPQEAPSSPPIHQGKLKRPRSEYTSNFRSPTKFQYDGAWHGADPPHLQPTREPEKEKPVKKSGPVEDSAPALSNWFAEVIELRRKAAEYKKRAQGTHFSREHLVQLIAQQNQAWDNLSTARSGSSTLSALSLESGASAKLRAQEMANKIEDDVSLMAHEGSDEEQGKPDFVPEKHMDLTTKQRYKKSQSRKKAWQEMDESRDYGQDDLSLMVQEGSERRAKSRGRKKHRSRRARRREQEEASEVTPDFPSDTGRIPTPKMRSKSAGARHHLDRTTPVVGGAMLSSPPRPEKKSPVKVSRSWCTPQDVYDDEVSTVLSSDRFEPVVGQKLAKTYDVKKGPLATTPTFGLASKDTHFLRDDEVSVDKPLETVFVDSPAKVRMTGNVSSGDEKPARKSKKPTKFEAQRTIKEGYGQTYNKPMVWGIDGGMTIPRIEPDDDALSLSVRSIASSCSLASEVYERAQKRTQEFWGKDGIASR
- the LOC128160174 gene encoding nuclear protein MDM1-like isoform X7, which translates into the protein MEPPLQRKKRCTGPPTTLSTDFNQFPDTASDDFALLGRNDKFMENVRYKAKSHHTAPAREASPPKQQRLQEKENRRKAPKPTPAPFVDTTKFRQQSKAEEQQPSTPLTPRKEKNESSSLYKEVALREKEAALRQKFSKLDREGGRKTAPSALRQSKEQYSKTIDDNRMESAVKSWVKDKNVDSMNEFAQTNLDKGIADSAPEAPADYALRYKTGVSVPRPRRHKFSEYQKSFSWKDGAKASPVLAAEQAVIASESKNKVVYNSNPALVPPQKSFVKDSEYAAQFKQYNAMPVSSDDLKAIPRAEKPRSKVKRSKSTGALRVDKRPAAGSGPLITPDNKRQTIESELQGEPQEAPSSPPIHQGKLKRPRSEYTSNFRSPTKFQYDGAWHGADPPHLQPTREPEKEKPVKKSGPVEDSAPALSNWFAEVIELRRKAAEYKKRAQGTHFSREHLVQLIAQQNQAWDNLSTARSGSSTLSALSLESGASAKLRAQESVEKQKETNLDLEKPVLTNIKQIETECPIKDVSYDYNKIKTMSEGKDGCLIQLPQKLEVNEYRLQTKNLYPDKMENKLFEKQSRKIELSEKPLLKIENTDTNNETLDNELCKGVRKSNDKMQQLKADPVVMETKFNNKLRLETKKENTNHRNVKTKSKKVEMANKIEDDVSLMAHEGSDEEQGKPDFVPEKHMDLTTKQRYKKSQSRKKAWQEMDESRDYGQDDLSLMVQEGSERRAKSRGRKKHRSRRARRREQEEASEVTPDFPSDTGRIPTPKMRSKSAGARHHLDRTTPVVGGAMLSSPPRPEKKSPVKVSRSWCTPQDVYDDEVSTVLSSDRFEPVVGQKLAKTYDVKKGPLATTPTFGLASKDTHFLRDDEVSVDKPLETVFVDSPAKVRMTGNVSSGDEKPARKSKKPTKFEAQRTIKEGYGQTYNKPMVWGIDGGMTIPRIEPDDDALSLSVRSIASSCSLASEVYERAQKRTQEFWGKDGIASR
- the LOC128160174 gene encoding nuclear protein MDM1-like isoform X5 gives rise to the protein MQIKKLNISGKSEYDRNYKWLDSFKSKSFNPTIEQIAPPAGCESIELGTVMEPPLQRKKRCTGPPTTLSTDFNQFPDTASDDFALLGRNDKFMENVRYKAKSHHTAPAREASPPKQQRLQEKENRRKAPKPTPAPFVDTTKFRQQSKAEEQQPSTPLTPRKEKNESSSLYKEVALREKEAALRQKFSKLDREGGRKTAPSALRQSKEQYSKTIDDNRMESAVKSWVKDKNVDSMNEFAQTNLDKGIADSAPEAPADYALRYKTGVSVPRPRRHKFSEYQKSFSWKDGAKASPVLAAEQVVYNSNPALVPPQKSFVKDSEYAAQFKQYNAMPVSSDDLKAIPRAEKPRSKVKRSKSTGALRVDKRPAAGSGPLITPDNKRQTIESELQGEPQEAPSSPPIHQGKLKRPRSEYTSNFRSPTKFQYDGAWHGADPPHLQPTREPEKEKPVKKSGPVEDSAPALSNWFAEVIELRRKAAEYKKRAQGTHFSREHLVQLIAQQNQAWDNLSTARSGSSTLSALSLESGASAKLRAQESVEKQKETNLDLEKPVLTNIKQIETECPIKDVSYDYNKIKTMSEGKDGCLIQLPQKLEVNEYRLQTKNLYPDKMENKLFEKQSRKIELSEKPLLKIENTDTNNETLDNELCKGVRKSNDKMQQLKADPVVMETKFNNKLRLETKKENTNHRNVKTKSKKVEMANKIEDDVSLMAHEGSDEEQGKPDFVPEKHMDLTTKQRYKKSQSRKKAWQEMDESRDYGQDDLSLMVQEGSERRAKSRGRKKHRSRRARRREQEEASEVTPDFPSDTGRIPTPKMRSKSAGARHHLDRTTPVVGGAMLSSPPRPEKKSPVKVSRSWCTPQDVYDDEVSTVLSSDRFEPVVGQKLAKTYDVKKGPLATTPTFGLASKDTHFLRDDEVSVDKPLETVFVDSPAKVRMTGNVSSGDEKPARKSKKPTKFEAQRTIKEGYGQTYNKPMVWGIDGGMTIPRIEPDDDALSLSVRSIASSCSLASEVYERAQKRTQEFWGKDGIASR
- the LOC128160174 gene encoding nuclear protein MDM1-like isoform X2 — translated: MQIKKLNISTEYKQNYLPVQSRKSASFHPLPEQAADPAGRESTKTGTVMEPPLQRKKRCTGPPTTLSTDFNQFPDTASDDFALLGRNDKFMENVRYKAKSHHTAPAREASPPKQQRLQEKENRRKAPKPTPAPFVDTTKFRQQSKAEEQQPSTPLTPRKEKNESSSLYKEVALREKEAALRQKFSKLDREGGRKTAPSALRQSKEQYSKTIDDNRMESAVKSWVKDKNVDSMNEFAQTNLDKGIADSAPEAPADYALRYKTGVSVPRPRRHKFSEYQKSFSWKDGAKASPVLAAEQAVIASESKNKVVYNSNPALVPPQKSFVKDSEYAAQFKQYNAMPVSSDDLKAIPRAEKPRSKVKRSKSTGALRVDKRPAAGSGPLITPDNKRQTIESELQGEPQEAPSSPPIHQGKLKRPRSEYTSNFRSPTKFQYDGAWHGADPPHLQPTREPEKEKPVKKSGPVEDSAPALSNWFAEVIELRRKAAEYKKRAQGTHFSREHLVQLIAQQNQAWDNLSTARSGSSTLSALSLESGASAKLRAQESVEKQKETNLDLEKPVLTNIKQIETECPIKDVSYDYNKIKTMSEGKDGCLIQLPQKLEVNEYRLQTKNLYPDKMENKLFEKQSRKIELSEKPLLKIENTDTNNETLDNELCKGVRKSNDKMQQLKADPVVMETKFNNKLRLETKKENTNHRNVKTKSKKVEMANKIEDDVSLMAHEGSDEEQGKPDFVPEKHMDLTTKQRYKKSQSRKKAWQEMDESRDYGQDDLSLMVQEGSERRAKSRGRKKHRSRRARRREQEEASEVTPDFPSDTGRIPTPKMRSKSAGARHHLDRTTPVVGGAMLSSPPRPEKKSPVKVSRSWCTPQDVYDDEVSTVLSSDRFEPVVGQKLAKTYDVKKGPLATTPTFGLASKDTHFLRDDEVSVDKPLETVFVDSPAKVRMTGNVSSGDEKPARKSKKPTKFEAQRTIKEGYGQTYNKPMVWGIDGGMTIPRIEPDDDALSLSVRSIASSCSLASEVYERAQKRTQEFWGKDGIASR